The Candidatus Celerinatantimonas neptuna DNA segment GTGCGAAGGGCAACTATTGATGATTCTGCTGAGCTATTGCAGATATACAATTGCCCGGAAATTTATGCGGATACATTACAAATTCCATATTCGACACAAGCGAATTGGCATAAAAGATTAGCAGATAACAATGCTATTCACCTAATGGCTACAATTGATGAAAATATTACAGGGCATATGGGAATTATGCTTTATCGTAATCCAAGGCGTAAGCATGTCGCTAGTTTTGGTTTAGCTGTTATACCTGAGTATCATCGTCAACACGCCCTAGCTATTTGATCCGTGAAATGTTCGATTTATGTGATAGCTGGCTTAATATTCGTCGCATCGAAATTGAGGTCTATGCAAATAATGATGCTGCTCTATGCCTGTATCGAAAATTTGGATTTAAGGAAGAAGGGTATTTTAAAGACTTTGCTTTTCGTCAGGGGGGTATGTTGATGCCATTGCACTGGCTCGTATTGTTAGTTAACCTCAACTGGGGATAAGAAAGCCTTTTCTGATAGGGATTAAAGTCGATTTCGGCGTTAAATCCGCTTGCCATAGAATGGTTATGGCGGCTCAGATTTGCCTTGAACTCAACTTTAAATCCCACATCAGAAAATAAGACTGACCCATTAAGAATCAATCGTGATTCATTGCGACTTCTTATCCCGAATTGAGGTTAGTTAAGAGCGCTTGATAATTGAATGTATCTTGAATCATAACCTGTTGATTTTGATAGGGATGAAAAATAAATTACAGTGGCAAAATATCATAGATGATAAAGGATCCTGATATGCCACTGTGCACTTTTCATAGAAATTGCGT contains these protein-coding regions:
- the aaaT gene encoding L-amino acid N-acetyltransferase AaaT; this translates as MIKVRRATIDDSAELLQIYNCPEIYADTLQIPYSTQANWHKRLADNNAIHLMATIDENITGHMGIMLYRNPRRKHVASFGLAVIPEYHRQHALAI